One part of the Leucobacter triazinivorans genome encodes these proteins:
- a CDS encoding TetR/AcrR family transcriptional regulator, which translates to MTDSSTPASQGAESSGTRRRRDPEGRRRAILAAAAELIVEHGAAALTHRAVAARANVPLGSTTQYFGSIDELRETALQRLSDEIDDELALMEPHLAEFVTSPDRAVDQLLEYLRDTRVLHADIALMTTGVTDPRLRPLALRWTDRLTDMLTRHIGHERAAAIAVYLDGVTMHAGLHEQPLAHHEITRVLRALAVMPLGQRPGADPAQDPDPAAAQDPDPAAAQDPDPGPDHPAPAPRPEPPRTTDHAQDRS; encoded by the coding sequence ATGACGGATTCGAGCACGCCTGCGTCGCAGGGCGCCGAGTCGAGCGGCACCCGCCGACGCCGCGACCCGGAGGGCCGGCGCCGCGCGATCCTCGCCGCCGCCGCCGAGCTGATCGTCGAGCACGGCGCGGCCGCGCTCACCCACCGCGCCGTCGCCGCGCGGGCGAACGTGCCCCTGGGGTCGACCACCCAGTACTTCGGGTCGATCGACGAGCTGCGCGAGACGGCCCTGCAGCGGCTCTCCGACGAGATCGACGACGAGCTGGCCCTCATGGAACCGCACCTCGCGGAGTTCGTCACGAGCCCGGATCGCGCCGTCGATCAGCTGCTCGAGTACCTGCGCGACACGCGCGTGCTGCACGCCGACATCGCGCTCATGACCACAGGCGTCACCGATCCCCGGCTGCGCCCGCTGGCGCTGCGGTGGACCGACCGCCTGACCGACATGCTCACCCGGCACATCGGCCACGAGCGGGCCGCCGCGATCGCTGTCTACCTCGACGGCGTCACGATGCACGCGGGCCTGCACGAGCAGCCGCTCGCGCACCACGAGATCACGCGCGTGCTGCGCGCCCTCGCCGTGATGCCGCTCGGGCAGCGGCCGGGAGCGGATCCGGCGCAGGATCCCGACCCCGCGGCCGCGCAGGATCCCGATCCCGCAGCCGCGCAGGATCCCGACCCCGGCCCGGACCACCCGGCTCCCGCCCCCCGACCCGAACCACCCCGCACCACCGACCACGCACAGGACCGATCATGA
- a CDS encoding helix-turn-helix transcriptional regulator: protein MTDTSVAGITSPLLHSRDVATYLKVSESTLSRWRSAGTGPPFIRMSGIARYRLEAVDAWLAELEHDHATRG from the coding sequence ATGACCGACACCTCCGTCGCAGGAATCACCTCGCCGCTGCTCCACAGCCGCGATGTCGCGACCTATCTGAAGGTGTCAGAGTCCACCCTGTCCCGATGGCGGTCGGCGGGAACGGGGCCACCGTTCATCCGAATGAGTGGCATCGCCAGGTACCGACTCGAAGCTGTCGATGCTTGGCTGGCAGAGTTGGAACACGACCATGCCACGCGGGGGTGA
- the rraA gene encoding ribonuclease E activity regulator RraA: MSQISTADLYDERGERLRSVSLQFQNIGGMSGFSGPVRTVRCFQDNALLKELLSGPGDGAVLVIDGGGSLETALVGDVIASLAVDNGWAGLIVHGAIRDRVALGTLPFGVKALGSNPAKSTKTGAGEVDVDVEIGGVVFRPGAAVWCDDDGILVEP; this comes from the coding sequence ATGTCGCAGATCAGTACTGCAGACCTGTACGACGAGCGGGGGGAGAGGCTGCGCTCGGTGTCGCTGCAGTTTCAGAACATCGGCGGTATGAGCGGCTTCAGCGGCCCCGTGCGCACGGTGCGCTGCTTTCAGGACAACGCGCTGCTCAAGGAGCTGCTCAGCGGCCCCGGCGACGGCGCCGTGCTGGTGATCGACGGCGGGGGATCGCTCGAGACGGCGCTGGTCGGCGACGTGATCGCGAGCCTCGCGGTCGACAACGGCTGGGCGGGGCTCATCGTCCACGGCGCGATCCGCGACCGCGTGGCCCTCGGCACCCTGCCCTTCGGCGTGAAGGCCCTGGGGTCGAACCCGGCCAAGTCGACCAAGACCGGCGCGGGCGAGGTCGACGTCGACGTCGAGATCGGCGGCGTGGTGTTCCGGCCCGGTGCCGCGGTGTGGTGCGACGACGACGGGATCCTCGTCGAACCCTGA
- a CDS encoding RNA polymerase sigma factor codes for MTGDAVREALAAIDRDARARILATLARRFGDLDLAEDATQEALTQALQTWPRTGVPESPEAWLQTTARRKALDHVRRESVLAQKLARVRIEEERGPVPAGLGDPAVVAGAQVRDPVPDDRLGLFFACCHPVMRPEDRVALTLRFVGGLSTAEVAHALLVPVATMQQRIVRAKQRIRTLGVPFGEPPRAELAARMAGVQKVIYLMYAEGFARSHGPGHVRDDLTAEAIRLARVLRGLAVDGASAETTGLLALLLLTEARRPARVGAVDGRPVPLAEQDRGLWDRELIGEGLALAEAAAGAPGAGAYAIQAAIAAVHAEATSFAQTDWDQIAVLYGMLEAYEPGPVVRLGRAVALGRARGPAVGMRLLDALAADAALQRFRPFHVARAVTFEELGEFAGAAAAYRRALELPGNEAEDGLLMASLEGIGGAGG; via the coding sequence ATGACGGGTGATGCGGTGCGCGAGGCGCTCGCGGCGATCGACCGCGACGCCCGCGCCCGCATTCTCGCCACCCTCGCCCGGCGCTTCGGCGACCTCGATCTCGCCGAGGACGCCACCCAGGAGGCGCTGACGCAGGCGCTGCAGACCTGGCCGCGCACCGGCGTGCCCGAGTCGCCCGAGGCGTGGCTGCAGACGACGGCCAGGCGCAAGGCGCTCGACCACGTGCGGCGCGAGAGCGTGCTGGCGCAGAAGCTGGCGCGGGTGCGCATCGAGGAGGAGCGGGGGCCGGTGCCCGCAGGGCTCGGGGATCCCGCGGTCGTCGCGGGTGCGCAGGTTCGCGATCCCGTGCCCGATGACCGCCTCGGGCTGTTCTTCGCGTGCTGCCACCCCGTGATGCGGCCCGAGGATCGCGTGGCGCTCACGCTGCGCTTCGTCGGCGGGCTCAGCACCGCCGAGGTGGCGCACGCGCTGCTCGTGCCCGTGGCCACGATGCAGCAGCGGATCGTGCGGGCGAAGCAGCGGATCCGCACGCTCGGGGTGCCGTTCGGCGAGCCGCCGCGCGCGGAACTCGCGGCGCGGATGGCGGGGGTGCAGAAGGTGATCTACCTGATGTACGCGGAGGGCTTCGCGCGGTCGCACGGACCCGGGCACGTGCGCGACGACCTGACCGCCGAGGCGATCCGGCTGGCGCGGGTGCTGCGGGGGCTCGCGGTCGACGGCGCGTCGGCCGAGACCACCGGGCTGCTGGCGCTGCTGCTGCTCACGGAGGCTCGGCGGCCCGCGCGGGTGGGAGCGGTGGACGGGCGGCCGGTGCCGCTCGCCGAGCAGGATCGCGGGCTCTGGGACCGGGAGCTGATCGGAGAGGGCCTCGCGCTGGCAGAGGCCGCCGCGGGTGCGCCGGGGGCGGGCGCGTATGCGATCCAGGCGGCGATCGCGGCCGTGCACGCGGAGGCGACGTCGTTCGCGCAGACCGACTGGGATCAAATCGCGGTGCTCTACGGGATGCTCGAGGCGTACGAGCCGGGGCCGGTGGTGCGGCTGGGGCGCGCGGTGGCGCTGGGCCGGGCGCGCGGGCCGGCCGTGGGAATGCGTCTGCTCGACGCGCTCGCCGCCGACGCCGCGCTGCAGCGGTTTCGTCCGTTCCACGTGGCGCGGGCCGTGACGTTCGAGGAGCTCGGGGAGTTCGCGGGGGCCGCCGCGGCGTACCGGCGCGCCCTGGAGCTGCCGGGCAACGAGGCGGAGGATGGGCTGCTCATGGCGTCGCTGGAGGGGATCGGCGGGGCCGGCGGGTGA
- a CDS encoding MFS transporter yields the protein MTTPIDTAATPAGTTLSRARRWAAVAVLTASLLVITMDMTILNIALPEMAAELHPTSDQQLWIIDVYSLVLAGLLVSFAAIADRWGRKRMLLLGYSIFGAASLLVLFANSAEGVIAIRALLGVGGAMIMPITLSLIRVIFTDPKERATALSIWAAVSGLGAAVGPLIGGLLLEHFSWHAAFLINVPLMVAGVIAGIVILPESRVAKPGRWDALAALLSLVGMTLLVWAIKTFGKESSFLVPEALAAFAAGAALLAWFIVRCMRSSSPLLELRLFRNREFSAGIVAALGSMFAMAAALLLIAQWMQLVDGASPVEAGVRLFPIAIAGAVASLSAPPLARLIGARAVLAGGVGLAGVGMLIIALQPGTLSTLTVLIALTLVGAGTGSLAIGSAMIMHGSPEEKAGNAGALEETSYELGAVLGVAILGSISALIYRAELIASGALTGLDATLAAQAEASLGAAVAISAEAQAPALAHEAGVAFTHSLQATGIAGGVIMLAVAALVFVMTPRGTDVSGVSH from the coding sequence ATGACCACCCCCATCGACACCGCAGCCACCCCGGCCGGCACGACGCTCAGTCGCGCCCGTCGCTGGGCCGCCGTGGCAGTGCTCACCGCGAGCCTGCTCGTCATCACGATGGACATGACGATCCTCAACATCGCGCTGCCCGAGATGGCCGCCGAACTCCACCCCACCTCCGATCAGCAGCTGTGGATCATCGACGTGTACTCGCTCGTGCTCGCGGGCCTGCTCGTCTCCTTCGCGGCGATCGCCGACCGCTGGGGCCGCAAGCGCATGCTGCTGCTCGGCTACTCGATCTTCGGCGCCGCGTCGCTGCTCGTGCTGTTCGCGAACAGCGCCGAGGGCGTCATCGCCATCCGGGCCCTGCTGGGCGTCGGCGGCGCCATGATCATGCCGATCACGCTGTCGCTGATCCGCGTCATCTTCACCGACCCGAAGGAGCGCGCCACCGCCCTCAGCATCTGGGCCGCGGTGTCGGGTCTCGGCGCCGCCGTGGGCCCGCTCATCGGCGGGCTGCTGCTCGAGCACTTCTCCTGGCACGCCGCGTTCCTCATCAACGTGCCCCTGATGGTGGCCGGAGTGATCGCCGGGATCGTCATCCTGCCCGAGTCGCGGGTGGCGAAGCCGGGCCGCTGGGACGCGCTGGCCGCGCTGCTCTCGCTCGTCGGCATGACCCTGCTCGTGTGGGCGATCAAGACGTTCGGCAAGGAGTCCAGCTTCCTCGTGCCCGAGGCGCTCGCCGCCTTCGCCGCCGGAGCCGCGCTGCTCGCGTGGTTCATCGTGCGCTGCATGCGCAGCAGCTCGCCCCTGCTCGAGCTGCGGCTCTTCCGCAACCGCGAGTTCTCGGCGGGGATCGTCGCGGCGCTCGGGTCGATGTTCGCCATGGCCGCCGCCCTCCTGCTCATCGCCCAGTGGATGCAGCTCGTCGACGGCGCCTCGCCCGTCGAGGCCGGCGTGCGCCTCTTCCCGATCGCCATCGCGGGCGCGGTGGCGTCGCTCTCGGCTCCCCCGCTCGCTCGACTCATCGGCGCGCGCGCCGTGCTGGCCGGCGGTGTGGGTCTCGCCGGCGTCGGCATGCTCATCATCGCGCTGCAGCCGGGCACGCTGAGCACGCTGACCGTGCTCATCGCGCTCACGCTCGTGGGCGCGGGAACGGGATCGCTGGCCATCGGCTCGGCCATGATCATGCACGGCTCCCCCGAGGAGAAGGCGGGTAACGCGGGCGCCCTCGAAGAGACGTCGTACGAACTGGGAGCCGTGCTCGGCGTCGCGATCCTCGGCAGCATCTCGGCGCTCATCTACCGCGCCGAGCTGATCGCCTCGGGTGCGCTCACCGGGCTCGACGCCACGCTCGCCGCGCAGGCGGAGGCGTCGCTGGGCGCCGCCGTCGCCATCTCGGCCGAGGCGCAGGCGCCCGCGCTCGCCCACGAGGCCGGCGTGGCCTTCACGCACTCGCTGCAGGCGACGGGGATCGCGGGCGGCGTCATCATGCTCGCGGTCGCGGCGCTCGTGTTCGTCATGACGCCCCGCGGCACCGACGTGTCGGGCGTCTCGCACTAG
- a CDS encoding type IV secretory system conjugative DNA transfer family protein, which translates to MSTPRQSGALGDELANLGIIALIAGACLAVILRIAGSITAWATGVTQPSGGIEAGLGVLLRPGDPGAALGADGLNAVVYWVVAGALITAVGAAGWWAGRTFREQARRTKVDPYRIAGIATRTDVATAASEKSLLRRAGQLRPSIQSPAVGDVGYLLGASRGVNVWASVEDSILLIGPPRSGKGLHVVINAILDAPGAVVTTSTRPDNLTATLNARSTDDRPVAVFDPQHLAEGVPAGLRWSPIRGCEDPLTAMIRATGLAAGTGLSAGGVEGGDFWEGKTRTALQALLHAAALDHRSPAELFRWTLDPAAASDAVAILTANPNAATGWADSLQAMIDADPRTRDSIWQGVSLSLAALADPRVLDAVSPGPDERFNPEEFLRKRGTVYLLATGTGANNSAALVSAFVEDLVEAARRLAARSPAARLDPPLLLALDEIGNLAPLPSLPTLMAEGGGTGITTMPVLQSLAQAREKWSDNAAGAIWDASIVKIILGGASNSRDLQDLTTLVGERDEITDSTTVGDHGSRTAQRSIRRVPIMPPDVIRTLPFGTGLILLRAAPPIIARLREWTSRRDAADLQSHRSEIEQLLQQRP; encoded by the coding sequence ATGAGCACCCCAAGACAGAGCGGGGCGCTCGGTGATGAGCTGGCGAACCTCGGCATCATCGCCCTCATCGCCGGAGCCTGCCTCGCCGTCATCCTCCGTATCGCCGGCAGCATCACCGCCTGGGCTACCGGGGTCACCCAACCGTCGGGCGGGATCGAAGCCGGCCTCGGCGTGCTCCTGCGCCCCGGTGATCCGGGTGCCGCGCTCGGCGCCGACGGTCTCAACGCCGTCGTCTACTGGGTCGTCGCCGGCGCCCTGATCACCGCGGTCGGGGCGGCGGGTTGGTGGGCGGGGCGGACGTTCCGGGAACAGGCACGGCGCACGAAGGTCGACCCATACCGGATCGCCGGGATCGCCACTCGCACTGACGTGGCCACGGCTGCATCGGAGAAGTCACTGCTGCGTCGCGCCGGGCAGCTCCGCCCGTCGATCCAGAGCCCGGCGGTCGGAGATGTGGGCTATCTCCTGGGTGCGTCGCGGGGCGTGAACGTGTGGGCGAGTGTGGAGGACTCGATCCTGCTGATCGGGCCACCACGCTCGGGGAAGGGCCTGCATGTGGTGATCAACGCGATCCTCGACGCACCTGGCGCGGTCGTTACCACCTCCACCCGCCCCGACAACCTCACCGCCACCCTCAACGCCCGAAGCACCGACGACCGCCCTGTCGCGGTGTTCGACCCGCAACACCTCGCAGAAGGCGTCCCGGCAGGACTCCGATGGTCGCCGATCCGGGGGTGCGAGGACCCGTTGACCGCGATGATCCGCGCCACCGGACTTGCCGCCGGCACCGGCCTCTCCGCCGGCGGCGTCGAAGGCGGCGACTTCTGGGAAGGGAAAACCCGCACCGCCCTCCAAGCCCTACTCCATGCCGCCGCGTTGGATCACCGTTCACCTGCCGAGTTGTTCCGGTGGACACTTGACCCGGCTGCGGCGTCGGATGCGGTCGCGATCCTCACCGCGAACCCGAACGCCGCAACAGGGTGGGCGGACTCGTTGCAAGCCATGATCGACGCAGACCCGAGAACCCGCGACTCCATCTGGCAAGGCGTCTCGCTGTCCTTGGCGGCACTCGCTGACCCGAGAGTGCTCGACGCGGTCAGCCCCGGCCCGGATGAACGGTTCAATCCCGAAGAGTTCCTCCGCAAGCGCGGCACCGTCTACCTCCTCGCAACGGGCACGGGGGCGAACAACAGTGCCGCGCTGGTGTCGGCGTTCGTGGAAGACCTCGTGGAAGCCGCCCGACGCCTCGCCGCCCGATCACCCGCCGCCCGCCTCGACCCACCCCTCTTGCTCGCTTTGGATGAGATCGGGAACCTTGCCCCGCTCCCGTCTTTGCCGACGTTGATGGCGGAAGGCGGCGGGACGGGGATCACGACGATGCCGGTGTTGCAGTCTCTCGCCCAGGCGCGGGAGAAGTGGTCGGACAACGCGGCCGGCGCGATCTGGGACGCCAGCATTGTGAAGATCATCCTCGGCGGAGCCTCCAACTCCCGCGACCTTCAAGACCTGACGACGCTCGTCGGGGAGCGTGACGAGATCACCGACTCCACCACGGTGGGGGACCACGGGTCCCGCACCGCGCAACGCTCCATCCGACGCGTGCCGATCATGCCACCCGACGTGATCCGCACCCTCCCATTCGGCACCGGCCTCATCCTCCTCCGCGCCGCACCACCGATCATCGCGCGCCTACGTGAGTGGACTTCCCGACGAGACGCGGCCGATCTTCAGTCGCATCGTTCGGAGATTGAGCAGTTGCTGCAACAGCGCCCATGA
- a CDS encoding lysoplasmalogenase family protein yields the protein MTSRARALLPFAPYAAVSVVHVLALFLGLPIHAPTKLLLMPALALGVIWAAATPSPGLLGAGGAGGAGGARGAIVLLVIAVGFSWLGDGAATFFPMFDDELPMMLLCFGLAHVGYVLLMWRARGVAVRRFPVWSLVYIAAYAALMALLVPHTGALTVPVMIYGLLLVATAAMASRCGAVIAWGGAWFLVSDAILAFRIFVPDAMPAWTGGAVMLTYTLGQGLIAAGVVAALRRRRSVAATPAAAAAAS from the coding sequence ATGACGTCCCGAGCCCGTGCGCTGCTGCCGTTCGCGCCCTATGCGGCGGTGTCGGTCGTGCACGTGCTCGCGCTCTTCCTGGGGCTGCCGATCCACGCGCCCACCAAGCTGCTGCTGATGCCGGCGCTGGCGCTCGGCGTGATCTGGGCCGCGGCGACGCCGTCGCCCGGCCTGCTCGGAGCGGGCGGCGCGGGCGGCGCGGGCGGGGCGCGGGGCGCCATCGTGCTGCTCGTCATCGCGGTGGGATTCTCGTGGCTCGGCGACGGCGCCGCCACGTTCTTCCCCATGTTCGACGACGAGCTGCCCATGATGCTGCTCTGCTTCGGGCTGGCGCACGTGGGCTACGTGCTGCTGATGTGGCGGGCCCGCGGGGTGGCCGTGCGGCGCTTCCCCGTGTGGTCGCTCGTCTACATCGCGGCCTACGCGGCGCTGATGGCGCTGCTCGTGCCCCACACCGGAGCGCTCACGGTGCCCGTGATGATCTACGGCCTGCTGCTCGTGGCCACTGCGGCGATGGCGTCGCGCTGCGGCGCCGTGATCGCCTGGGGCGGGGCCTGGTTCCTGGTGTCGGACGCGATACTCGCCTTCCGCATCTTCGTGCCCGACGCGATGCCGGCGTGGACGGGCGGCGCGGTGATGCTCACGTACACGCTGGGCCAGGGGCTCATCGCGGCCGGCGTCGTCGCGGCCCTGCGGCGCCGGCGGTCGGTCGCGGCTACTCCGGCAGCAGCCGCAGCAGCTTCCTGA
- a CDS encoding tyrosine-type recombinase/integrase — MERRTYGIRARARWTDPITKRRVIRTEIVPDEAAAHSFFDQLRNSSVKGMDTAMTLTEFVTSIGERWARGLDPTSTGETYGFGLKLRVLPALGHLPVTQITAGIIDRTIDGWEQRYGASTIKNSIAPLVRVLDEAVRDGLITINPAKNRAKRSLNRNAFRNQSAEQASPRAHAIPDMKTLNKLAKACEKVGQSYSDFVMLAALLAARSSEVSGLQVGDVRFDKNLVVISRQVFPGKGGLITKPTKSRKERRVPILEPLRPVLERLTAGKEPEDSLLVGPKGGYLTTATVRDATDWDAIVAKLGLPNLTRHGLRHTGATWMADAGVPLHVLQEILGHASMETTRGYLHPDDRHLASAAEQANAFLSPSGQKRHSSRTSPSTRGL; from the coding sequence ATGGAGCGCCGTACCTACGGCATCCGCGCCCGAGCCCGCTGGACCGACCCGATCACCAAACGACGAGTCATTCGCACCGAGATCGTCCCCGACGAAGCCGCAGCCCACAGCTTCTTCGACCAACTGCGGAACTCGTCCGTCAAAGGCATGGATACGGCAATGACGCTGACGGAGTTCGTCACCTCCATCGGGGAGCGGTGGGCGCGCGGGCTCGACCCGACATCGACGGGCGAAACCTACGGGTTCGGGTTGAAGCTACGGGTGCTGCCCGCGCTCGGGCACCTGCCCGTCACACAGATCACCGCCGGCATTATCGACCGCACCATCGACGGGTGGGAGCAACGCTACGGCGCCTCCACCATCAAGAACTCCATCGCACCACTCGTGCGGGTGCTCGACGAGGCAGTGCGTGACGGGCTGATCACGATCAACCCCGCGAAGAATCGCGCCAAGCGCAGCCTCAACCGGAACGCGTTCAGGAACCAGTCTGCCGAGCAAGCGTCACCGCGGGCGCACGCGATCCCGGATATGAAGACGCTCAACAAGCTCGCGAAAGCCTGCGAGAAGGTCGGCCAGTCCTACAGCGACTTCGTCATGCTCGCTGCACTCCTCGCTGCGCGCTCCTCCGAAGTGTCGGGGCTGCAGGTCGGGGATGTCCGGTTCGACAAGAACCTCGTCGTGATCTCCCGGCAGGTATTCCCCGGCAAGGGCGGCCTCATCACCAAACCAACCAAGAGCCGGAAAGAACGGCGCGTGCCGATCCTCGAACCCCTCCGCCCAGTGCTCGAACGACTCACTGCGGGCAAGGAGCCCGAAGACTCGCTCCTCGTCGGCCCGAAGGGTGGATATCTCACGACCGCGACGGTGCGCGACGCCACGGACTGGGACGCGATCGTTGCGAAGCTCGGACTGCCCAACCTCACTCGTCATGGGCTCCGCCACACTGGAGCGACGTGGATGGCCGACGCGGGCGTGCCACTGCATGTGCTCCAAGAGATCCTCGGACACGCCTCGATGGAGACCACCAGAGGATACTTGCACCCCGACGACCGACATCTCGCTTCGGCTGCCGAGCAGGCCAACGCGTTCCTCTCACCCTCCGGGCAGAAGCGTCACAGCTCACGCACCAGCCCGTCAACGCGAGGGCTCTGA
- a CDS encoding single-stranded DNA-binding protein, which translates to MAIQTQQSISGFIATQPQLTVSEHGISRFHARIGIEHSRQEPDGSFTQLEPTFHGLAIFRKTAEEAAARFRKGDRFVASGRVHEYNYDKDGETVAAEEFIASRIGHDLARTRYEVDRSPRREAIAHEHDALGDSAVASATSPQPKVASRASL; encoded by the coding sequence ATGGCCATTCAGACGCAGCAGTCCATCTCGGGGTTCATCGCCACGCAGCCGCAGCTGACCGTGAGCGAGCACGGGATCTCACGGTTTCACGCTCGTATCGGGATTGAGCATTCTCGGCAGGAACCGGATGGGTCGTTCACGCAACTCGAGCCGACGTTCCATGGCCTCGCGATCTTCCGCAAGACGGCAGAGGAAGCAGCGGCGCGGTTCAGGAAAGGTGACCGGTTCGTCGCTTCCGGTCGCGTTCATGAGTACAACTACGACAAGGACGGAGAGACAGTAGCCGCGGAGGAGTTCATTGCCTCGCGTATCGGCCACGACCTTGCCCGCACTCGTTACGAGGTCGATCGGTCGCCCCGTCGTGAAGCCATCGCGCACGAACATGACGCGCTCGGTGACTCCGCGGTCGCGTCTGCCACCTCGCCGCAGCCCAAGGTGGCATCGCGTGCGAGTCTCTGA
- a CDS encoding DUF4190 domain-containing protein, with product MTAAALTPETTTTTTTETRPAAEDARGFAITSFVLGIASVVSGWTFVAPITGLILGVIALRRDTTERTLALWGVWLNGVMLAFTVLAALVLLALVAFGLFTVPFWS from the coding sequence ATGACCGCCGCAGCCCTCACCCCCGAGACCACAACAACCACCACCACCGAGACCCGGCCCGCCGCCGAGGACGCCCGCGGCTTCGCCATCACGAGCTTCGTGCTCGGGATCGCGTCGGTGGTGAGCGGCTGGACCTTCGTCGCACCCATCACCGGCCTGATCCTCGGCGTCATCGCCCTGCGCCGCGACACCACCGAGCGCACCCTCGCACTCTGGGGGGTCTGGCTCAACGGCGTCATGCTGGCCTTCACGGTGCTCGCGGCACTCGTGCTGCTCGCTCTCGTGGCCTTCGGCCTCTTCACGGTGCCGTTCTGGTCCTGA
- a CDS encoding NUDIX domain-containing protein codes for MSDLRNSGDAWVTAADGGRYWGRFGAAGLLAHDRALDAILLQHRVTWSDHGDTWGIPGGARHEGEAAIDGAIRESQEEAGVPDHAVTPRYTHVLDRGGWSYTTLIAEVAAPFTPRITDPESHALEWVHVDEVEGRPLHPAFAASWTLLRPLLDASPVVVVDAANVIGSVPDGWWKDRRGAAERLRDRLERLAVQEHGIRAGFLDLPETRVAGLDRAFPEWVMVAEGVARGIGSSPHVRVVDAPELGDDAIVSETANAAAAGRAVAVVTSDAELKTRARAAGATTRGVRKLLRLLPE; via the coding sequence ATGAGCGACCTCCGCAACTCAGGCGACGCCTGGGTCACCGCAGCCGACGGCGGGCGCTACTGGGGGCGCTTCGGCGCGGCCGGGCTGCTGGCGCACGATCGCGCACTCGACGCGATCCTGCTGCAGCACCGCGTCACCTGGAGCGACCACGGCGACACCTGGGGCATTCCCGGCGGAGCCCGCCACGAGGGCGAGGCCGCGATCGACGGCGCGATCCGCGAGTCGCAGGAGGAGGCCGGCGTTCCCGATCACGCGGTGACGCCCCGCTACACCCACGTGCTCGATCGCGGCGGCTGGAGCTACACCACGCTCATCGCCGAGGTCGCCGCGCCCTTCACGCCGAGGATCACCGACCCCGAGAGCCACGCCCTCGAGTGGGTGCACGTCGACGAGGTCGAGGGCCGCCCGCTGCACCCCGCCTTCGCGGCGAGCTGGACCCTGCTGCGCCCGCTCCTCGACGCGTCGCCCGTCGTGGTCGTCGACGCGGCCAACGTGATCGGTAGCGTGCCCGACGGCTGGTGGAAGGATCGCCGCGGCGCCGCCGAGCGCCTGCGCGACCGGCTCGAGCGGCTGGCCGTGCAGGAGCACGGGATCCGCGCCGGCTTTCTCGACCTGCCCGAGACCCGCGTCGCCGGCCTCGACCGCGCATTCCCGGAGTGGGTGATGGTGGCCGAGGGGGTCGCGCGCGGGATCGGCAGCAGCCCGCACGTGCGCGTGGTCGACGCGCCCGAACTGGGCGACGACGCCATCGTCTCCGAAACCGCGAACGCGGCCGCGGCCGGCCGAGCCGTCGCCGTGGTGACGAGCGACGCCGAGCTCAAGACGCGCGCCCGCGCGGCGGGGGCCACGACGCGCGGCGTCAGGAAGCTGCTGCGGCTGCTGCCGGAGTAG
- a CDS encoding YciI family protein produces MKYALLLMGHVDDPACGEDGGASPEEFFAFDREITEAGVVVTSFALEDPDQGVSVGSDAQGERVVSSGPFAEVREFVGGGYIIEVADIDEAVAWARKSPASAPGGHVEIRPLAPY; encoded by the coding sequence ATGAAGTACGCACTTCTGCTCATGGGACACGTCGACGACCCGGCGTGCGGTGAAGACGGGGGCGCGAGCCCCGAGGAGTTCTTCGCCTTCGATCGCGAGATCACCGAGGCGGGGGTCGTGGTGACCTCGTTCGCGCTCGAGGATCCCGATCAGGGGGTGAGCGTCGGCAGCGACGCCCAGGGCGAGCGCGTCGTCTCCTCCGGTCCGTTCGCCGAGGTCCGGGAGTTCGTGGGCGGCGGCTACATCATCGAGGTGGCCGACATCGACGAGGCCGTCGCGTGGGCGCGCAAGAGCCCGGCCTCGGCGCCGGGCGGGCACGTGGAGATCCGCCCGCTCGCCCCGTATTGA
- a CDS encoding pyridoxamine 5'-phosphate oxidase family protein, producing MSENENSSAVLSESECRARLGTQKVGRLVTSVGEVIDIVPINFVLDDRSIVFRTAAGSKLVELTINNAVLFEVDEVGETEGWSVVVRGRARALEQEDEILAAEQLPLRPFVPTLKPTFVRIDIDELKGRAYRFGPEPRREDQQEG from the coding sequence ATGAGCGAGAACGAGAATTCGAGCGCCGTGCTGTCGGAGAGCGAGTGCCGGGCGCGTCTCGGCACCCAGAAGGTGGGGCGCCTCGTGACGAGCGTGGGCGAGGTGATCGACATCGTGCCGATCAACTTCGTGCTCGACGATCGCTCCATCGTGTTCCGCACGGCCGCCGGCAGCAAGCTGGTGGAGCTCACGATCAACAACGCGGTGCTCTTCGAGGTCGACGAGGTCGGCGAGACCGAGGGGTGGAGCGTGGTGGTGCGCGGCCGCGCCCGGGCGCTCGAGCAGGAGGACGAGATCCTCGCCGCCGAGCAGCTGCCGCTGCGTCCGTTCGTGCCCACGCTCAAGCCGACCTTCGTGCGCATCGACATCGACGAGCTGAAGGGCCGCGCCTACCGCTTCGGCCCCGAGCCGCGACGCGAGGACCAGCAGGAGGGGTAG